A window from Diachasmimorpha longicaudata isolate KC_UGA_2023 chromosome 5, iyDiaLong2, whole genome shotgun sequence encodes these proteins:
- the Verm gene encoding chitin deacetylase 1 isoform X1: MSPKFIFLLGCLTLLAVTVRAQDDEGEDGAGPNAEELCQDRPGDEYFRLSVDGDCRDVVRCDKATEIGVTRLASVKCPTGLAFDIERQTCDWKTNVKNCEQLEKPRKVLPILKTDEPICPEGKLSCGNGDCIEKELFCNGKPDCKDESDENACTVETDPNRAPDCDPTQCVLPDCYCSADGTRIPGGIEPSQVPQMITITFNGAVNVDNIDLYEDIFNGQRMNPNGCQIRGTFFVSHKYTNYSAVQDLHRKGHEVGVFSLTHKDDPQYWTQGTYDDWLAEMAGARLIIERFANITDGSIIGMRAPYLRVGGNKQFEMMSDQFFVYDASITASLGRVPIWPYTLYFRMPHKCNGNGGNCPSRSHPVWEMVMNELDRRDDPTFDESLPGCHMVDSCSNVQTGEQFGRLLRHNFNRHFNSNRAPLGLHFHASWLKSKKEYRDELIKFIDEMLGKGDVYFVTMVQVIKWMQTPTELSQLRDFQDWKETCDEKGQPYCSLPNACPLTTRELPGETLRLFTCMECPNNYPWLLDPTGDGFTVKK, from the exons ATGTCGCCAAAGTTTATATTTCTACTAGGATGCCTTACTCTACTTGCCG TTACGGTGAGAGCGCAAGATGATGAGGGAGAGGACGGGGCTGGTCCTAATGCTGAGGAGCTGTGCCAGGACAGGCCTGGTGATGAATACTTCCGTCTCAGTGTCGATGGCGACTGCAGGGACGTCGTGAG ATGCGACAAAGCTACTGAGATTGGCGTAACTCGATTGGCCTCTGTCAAGTGTCCAACTGGTTTGGCATTTGACATCGAGCGACAAACCTGCGATTGGAAGACTAACGTGAAGAATTGCGAACAACTTGAGA AGCCACGTAAGGTACTTCCAATTCTCAAGACAGATGAGCCCATTTGTCCTGAGGGCAAATTGTCCTGTGGTAATGGAGACTGTATTGAGAAGGAACTCTTCTGTAATGGAAAACCAGACTGTAAGGATGAGTCTGACGAAAACGCATGTA CCGTCGAGACCGACCCCAACCGCGCCCCCGACTGCGACCCAACCCAGTGCGTCCTCCCTGACTGCTACTGTTCAGCTGACGGCACGAGAATTCCCGGTGGAATTGAGCCATCCCAGGTCCCCCAGATGATCACCATAACGTTTAACGGTGCCGTGAATGTCGACAACATCGACCTCTACGAGGACATCTTCAACGGCCAGCGTATGAACCCCAACGGCTGTCAGATCCGTGGTACCTTCTTCGTGTCCCACAAGTACACAAACTACTCAGCAGTGCAGGACCTGCACAGGAAGGGTCACGAGGTGGGCGTCTTTTCCCTAACTCACAAGGACGATCCGCAGTACTGGACCCAGGGGACCTACGACGACTGGCTAGCGGAGATGGCAGGTGCCAGATTGATCATCGAAAGATTCGCCAACATCACTGACGGTTCGATTATTGGAATGAGAGCCCCCTACCTCAGGGTCGGTGGCAACAAACAATTCGAGATGATGTCCGATCAATTCTTCGTGTACGATGCATCAATCACCGCTTCCCTGGGTCGTGTCCCCATCTGGCCGTACACTCTGTACTTCAGAATGCCCCACAAGTGCAATGGCAACGGTGGAAATTGTCCCTCAAGGTCACATCCAGTCTGGGAAATGGTGATGAATGAGCTCGATCGTCGTGACGATCCAACATTCGACGAGTCTCTTCCTGGTTGTCACATGGTGGACTCTTGCTCCAACGTACAGACTGGTGAGCAGTTCGGACGACTTTTGAGGCACAACTTCAACAGACACTTCAACAGCAACAGAGCTCCCCTGGGTCTCCACTTCCACGCATCCTGGCTCAAGAGCAAGAAGGAGTACAGAGACGAACTGATCAAGTTCATTGACGAGATGTTGGGTAAGGGGGATGTCTACTTTGTCACGATGGTACAGGTCATCAAGTGGATGCAGACACCCACGGAGTTGTCGCAGTTGAGGGACTTCCAGGACTGGAAGGAGACTTGTGATGAGAAGGGACAGCCCTACTGCTCACTTCCGAATGCATGTCCACTTACAACTAGGGAACTTCCTGGAGAAACTCTGCGACTCTTCACTTGCATGGAGTGCCCTAATAATTATCCATGGCTTCTTGATCCCACTGGGGATGGGTTCACTGTGAAGAAGTGA
- the Verm gene encoding chitin deacetylase 1 isoform X2 has protein sequence MSPKFIFLLGCLTLLAVTVRAQDDEGEDGAGPNAEELCQDRPGDEYFRLSVDGDCRDVVRCTRSGLKQITCPHGLAFDLDKQTCDWKGKVHNCDKLEKPRKVLPILKTDEPICPEGKLSCGNGDCIEKELFCNGKPDCKDESDENACTVETDPNRAPDCDPTQCVLPDCYCSADGTRIPGGIEPSQVPQMITITFNGAVNVDNIDLYEDIFNGQRMNPNGCQIRGTFFVSHKYTNYSAVQDLHRKGHEVGVFSLTHKDDPQYWTQGTYDDWLAEMAGARLIIERFANITDGSIIGMRAPYLRVGGNKQFEMMSDQFFVYDASITASLGRVPIWPYTLYFRMPHKCNGNGGNCPSRSHPVWEMVMNELDRRDDPTFDESLPGCHMVDSCSNVQTGEQFGRLLRHNFNRHFNSNRAPLGLHFHASWLKSKKEYRDELIKFIDEMLGKGDVYFVTMVQVIKWMQTPTELSQLRDFQDWKETCDEKGQPYCSLPNACPLTTRELPGETLRLFTCMECPNNYPWLLDPTGDGFTVKK, from the exons ATGTCGCCAAAGTTTATATTTCTACTAGGATGCCTTACTCTACTTGCCG TTACGGTGAGAGCGCAAGATGATGAGGGAGAGGACGGGGCTGGTCCTAATGCTGAGGAGCTGTGCCAGGACAGGCCTGGTGATGAATACTTCCGTCTCAGTGTCGATGGCGACTGCAGGGACGTCGTGAG GTGTACAAGATCTGGACTGAAGCAAATCACGTGTCCCCATGGATTGGCCTTTGATTTGGACAAACAGACCTGCGACTGGAAGGGCAAGGTCCATAACTGTGACAAGCTCGAGA AGCCACGTAAGGTACTTCCAATTCTCAAGACAGATGAGCCCATTTGTCCTGAGGGCAAATTGTCCTGTGGTAATGGAGACTGTATTGAGAAGGAACTCTTCTGTAATGGAAAACCAGACTGTAAGGATGAGTCTGACGAAAACGCATGTA CCGTCGAGACCGACCCCAACCGCGCCCCCGACTGCGACCCAACCCAGTGCGTCCTCCCTGACTGCTACTGTTCAGCTGACGGCACGAGAATTCCCGGTGGAATTGAGCCATCCCAGGTCCCCCAGATGATCACCATAACGTTTAACGGTGCCGTGAATGTCGACAACATCGACCTCTACGAGGACATCTTCAACGGCCAGCGTATGAACCCCAACGGCTGTCAGATCCGTGGTACCTTCTTCGTGTCCCACAAGTACACAAACTACTCAGCAGTGCAGGACCTGCACAGGAAGGGTCACGAGGTGGGCGTCTTTTCCCTAACTCACAAGGACGATCCGCAGTACTGGACCCAGGGGACCTACGACGACTGGCTAGCGGAGATGGCAGGTGCCAGATTGATCATCGAAAGATTCGCCAACATCACTGACGGTTCGATTATTGGAATGAGAGCCCCCTACCTCAGGGTCGGTGGCAACAAACAATTCGAGATGATGTCCGATCAATTCTTCGTGTACGATGCATCAATCACCGCTTCCCTGGGTCGTGTCCCCATCTGGCCGTACACTCTGTACTTCAGAATGCCCCACAAGTGCAATGGCAACGGTGGAAATTGTCCCTCAAGGTCACATCCAGTCTGGGAAATGGTGATGAATGAGCTCGATCGTCGTGACGATCCAACATTCGACGAGTCTCTTCCTGGTTGTCACATGGTGGACTCTTGCTCCAACGTACAGACTGGTGAGCAGTTCGGACGACTTTTGAGGCACAACTTCAACAGACACTTCAACAGCAACAGAGCTCCCCTGGGTCTCCACTTCCACGCATCCTGGCTCAAGAGCAAGAAGGAGTACAGAGACGAACTGATCAAGTTCATTGACGAGATGTTGGGTAAGGGGGATGTCTACTTTGTCACGATGGTACAGGTCATCAAGTGGATGCAGACACCCACGGAGTTGTCGCAGTTGAGGGACTTCCAGGACTGGAAGGAGACTTGTGATGAGAAGGGACAGCCCTACTGCTCACTTCCGAATGCATGTCCACTTACAACTAGGGAACTTCCTGGAGAAACTCTGCGACTCTTCACTTGCATGGAGTGCCCTAATAATTATCCATGGCTTCTTGATCCCACTGGGGATGGGTTCACTGTGAAGAAGTGA
- the LOC135163114 gene encoding prolactin regulatory element-binding protein, translating into MPSRRNKGGLIAKVNFPLYSIQMLTSRHILVGGGGGSSKTGVANGFEIFELSHDGWGFTAEEVTRHETGPSVVMNCACSSADKKTYLVAGQESHCQLYDVTTRVVTLENGEILKGTSASTINRENLRQRRKSERSEEINGERVEDIKDNNANVKHKKLQLVLKPSTSIQTDFSDSEPIQRIVRISPNGKVMATGGLDGVIRLWKFPHLTKIHDLEAHTKEIDDIDFNHDGNLVASIAKDCRAIVWDVVKGTKSQELSWTPPAGGKYMYKRLRFRIPVDKNLKAQLFVLSNSIVAKNPSYLQLWDLEQGSIVRSTSFRETLSAIAVSDDGKFVAVGTMFSGSVDIFVAFSLQRVLHVPGAHSMFVTGLEFIPFKMEGPSITSNAEAAVVSISVDNRICIHSIPFRHTLPFWFVIIFIILSICGAFTLCSYMGI; encoded by the exons atgccATCGAGGAGGAACAAGGGGGGGCTCATTGCCAAAGTTAATTTTCCTCTTTACAGCATTCAAATGCTCACCAGCAGACACATActggtgggtggtggtggaggATCTTCTAAAACTGGGGTTGCAAATGGATTT GAAATCTTCGAACTGTCACACGATGGCTGGGGGTTCACAGCTGAGGAGGTGACGAGACATGAGACAGGGCCCAGTGTCGTGATGAACTGTGCTTGTAGCAGTGCTGATAAGAAGACGTACTTGGTGGCTGGACAGGAGAGCCATTGTCAGCTGTACGATGTCACTACCAGGGTGGTAACACTGGAGAACGGGGAGATACTCAAGGGCACTAGTGCTAGCACCATCAACAGGGAAAACCTCAGGCAGAGGAGGAAGAGCGAGAGGAGCGAGGAGATCAATGGGGAGAGGGTGGAGGACATCAAGGACAACAATGCTAATGTTAAACATAAGAAGTTGCAGCTCGTTCTTAAACCATCAACGAGTATTCAGACAGATTTCAG TGACTCAGAGCCAATTCAGAGGATAGTCCGAATAAGTCCAAATGGCAAAGTAATGGCGACCGGTGGTCTCGACGGTGTCATTCGACTCTGGAAATTTCCTCACCTGACAAAAATCCATGACCTAGAAGCGCACACAAAAGAAATTGACGATATTGACTTCAATCACGATGGAAATCTAGTAGCATCGATAGCCAAGGACTGTCGTGCCATCGTCTGGGACGTTGTTAAGGGCACCAAGAGCCAGGAGCTCTCCTGGACACCCCCTGCTGGTGGCAAGTATATGTACAAGCGTCTTCGGTTTAGGATTCCCGTTGACAAGAACTTGAAAGCCCAGTTATTCGTTCTGTCCAACTCAATTGTGGCGAAGAATCCTAGTTACCTTCAACTCTGGGACCTGGAACAGGGCTCCATCGTCAGGTCCACGTCCTTCAGGGAAACATTGTCAGCTATAGCGGTGTCTGATGATGGCAAATTCGTGGCTGTGGGAACGATGTTCTCTGGGAGTGTTGACATATTCGTTGCATTTAGTTTACAAAGGGTGTTGCATGTACCTGGGGCACACAGCATGTTCGTCACTGGACTGGAGTTTATTCCTTTTAAAATGGAAGGACCATCCATCACCAGCAATGCAGAAGCTGCTGTTGTCAGTATATCCGTGGATAACAGAATTTGTATTCACAGCATTCCTTTCAGAC aTACACTCCCCTTTTGGTTCGTAATAATATTCATCATCCTGAGTATATGTGGTGCATTTACTCTCTGCAGCTACATGGGTATATGA
- the LOC135162020 gene encoding NADH dehydrogenase [ubiquinone] flavoprotein 1, mitochondrial, with product MAGVITRCVSVSGRQLKCLGPVLTTQQVRKFADAAPEGKKCGSPLSDQDRIFTNLYGRHDWRLKGALKRGDWYKTKAILDKGSDWIINEIKVSGLRGRGGAGFPSGMKWSFMQKPSDGRPKYLVVNADEGEPGTCKDREIMRHDPHKLVEGCLIAGRAMGACAAYIYIRGEFYNEASNMQVAIAEAYQAGLIGKNSCGTGYDFDIFVQRGAGAYICGEETALIESIEGKQGKPRLKPPFPADVGLFGCPTTVTNVETVAVAPTICRRGGTWFASFGRTRNHGTKLFNISGHVNNPCTVEEEMSIPLKELIERHAGGVIGGWDNLLGVIPGGSSTPIIPKSTCDTVLMDFDDLVRVQSSFGTAAVIVMNKQTDVIKAIARLISFYKHESCGQCTPCREGISWMYKIMSRFVEGNAEEHEIDMLWELTKQIELHTICALADGAAWPVQGLIRHFRPVIEERIQNFKQRACN from the exons ATGGCGGGTGTCATAACTCGCTGTGTCTCGGTATCCGGACGGCAATTAA AGTGCCTGGGACCAGTGTTGACGACCCAGCAGGTCAGGAAGTTTGCTGATGCTGCACCAGAAGGAAAG AAATGTGGAAGTCCATTGAGCGATCAAGATCGTATATTCACGAATCTCTATGGCCGACACGACTGGAGGCTGAAGGGTGCCCTGAAACGAGGTGACTGGTACAAAACCAAGGCAATTCTCGATAAAGGCTCAGACTGGATAATAAATGAGATCAAAGTATCGGGTCTTCGTGGTCGAGGTGGTGCTGGATTTCCATCTGGAATGAAGTGGTCATTTATGCAAAAGCCATCGGACGGCAGACCCAAGTATCTCGTCGTCAATGCTGACGAGGGTGAGCCAGGCACGTGCAAGGATCGTGAAATTATGCGCCACGATCCACATAAACTTGTCGAGGGTTGTTTAATCGCTGGTCGGGCAATGGGGGCTTGTGCAGCTTACATTTACATTCGTGGAGAGTTCTATAATGAAGCATCGAACATGCAGGTTGCCATTGCTGAGGCTTATCAGGCTGGTTTAATTGGCAAAAATTCATGTGGCACGGGATatgattttgatatttttgttcAACGAGGAGCTGGTGCTTATATCTGCGGAGAGGAGACCGCATTGATTGAGAGTATCGAGGGAAAACAGGGAAAGCCAAGACTCAAGCCCCCTTTCCCCGCTGATGTGGGATTATTTGGATGCCCCACTACTGTTACTAATGTAGAAACTGTGGCTGTTGCACCG ACAATTTGTCGTCGTGGAGGTACCTGGTTTGCTAGTTTCGGTCGGACTCGTAATCACGGTACGAAACTATTCAACATCTCAGGTCACGTAAACAATCCATGTACTGTGGAGGAGGAGATGTCGATACCACTGAAGGAACTCATTGAGAGACACGCCGGTGGTGTAATTGGGGGCTGGGACAATCTTCTCGGTGTTATTCCCGGTGGATCCTCCACTCCCATCATTCCAAAAAG TACTTGTGACACAGTGCTCATGGACTTCGATGACCTCGTCAGGGTGCAGAGCTCGTTCGGTACGGCTGCTGTTATCGTGATGAACAAACAGACGGATGTAATCAAGGCGATCGCTCGCCTCATCAGCTTCTACAAACACGAGTCCTGTGGTCAATGCACTCCTTGCCGCGAGGGTATAAGTTGGATGTACAAAATAATGAGCCG ATTTGTCGAGGGTAATGCGGAGGAGCATGAAATAGATATGCTGTGGGAGCTGACGAAGCAGATCGAACTTCACACAATCTGCGCTCTAGCAGACGGTGCAGCCTGGCCAGTTCAAGGTCTAATCCGTCACTTCAGGCCCGTCATTGAAGAGAGAATTCAAAACTTCAAGCAACGAGCCTGCAACTAA